In one Dehalogenimonas formicexedens genomic region, the following are encoded:
- the purN gene encoding phosphoribosylglycinamide formyltransferase: protein MYSIGWFTTAKGQGSRNLLSAVQDRIARGEIDAKIEFVFLSREPGESPETDKFIDLANSYGIPLVCFSYKKYREFRGAQKGTKVDDLPDWRLDYDREVIKRLSAFPHPELSVMAGYMLVVGPELCGQYNIINLHPAAPGGPAGTWQEVIWKLIDQRAEASGVMMHLVTPELDKGPVVSYCRYPVRGPAFDALWGKIDGKTSIEIKSEDGEANPLFREIRRHGASRELPLIGNTVKAFSSGRVSIKNGVIVDCSGKAIGGYDLTTEIDAEVQNIL, encoded by the coding sequence ATGTACTCGATCGGTTGGTTCACCACCGCCAAGGGTCAGGGCTCACGCAACCTGTTGAGCGCCGTCCAGGACCGGATCGCCCGCGGCGAAATCGACGCTAAAATCGAATTTGTCTTCCTCTCCCGTGAGCCGGGTGAGTCTCCCGAGACCGACAAATTCATCGACCTGGCCAATTCGTATGGCATCCCGCTGGTCTGTTTTTCGTATAAGAAATACCGGGAATTCAGGGGCGCCCAAAAGGGCACCAAGGTCGACGACCTGCCGGACTGGCGCCTGGATTATGACCGGGAGGTTATCAAACGGCTGAGCGCGTTCCCACACCCCGAGCTTTCGGTCATGGCCGGTTACATGCTGGTTGTCGGCCCGGAGCTCTGTGGTCAATACAACATTATCAACCTTCACCCGGCGGCTCCCGGCGGCCCCGCGGGCACCTGGCAGGAAGTCATTTGGAAGCTCATCGATCAACGAGCCGAGGCTTCCGGCGTCATGATGCACCTGGTGACCCCCGAATTGGATAAAGGCCCGGTCGTAAGTTATTGCCGATATCCTGTTCGTGGGCCCGCGTTCGACGCCCTTTGGGGTAAAATTGACGGGAAAACCTCGATTGAGATCAAATCCGAAGATGGCGAGGCGAACCCGCTTTTCAGAGAAATCCGGCGTCATGGCGCCAGCCGCGAATTACCCCTCATTGGAAATACCGTCAAAGCCTTCAGCAGCGGCCGTGTATCGATTAAAAACGGCGTCATCGTCGACTGCTCCGGCAAGGCCATCGGAGGCTATGACCTTACCACTGAGATTGACGCTGAAGTCCAAAATATCCTGTAA
- a CDS encoding PHP domain-containing protein, with protein MKVDLHVHTFHSMDASTTFEQLLARCNEVGLSAIAIADHGTVDGALEFQKIAPFPVIVAEEVLTPFGEIMGMFLKETIPSGTSVEDTVAAIKEQGGLVCIPHPFDPLRSSALESKVVEALAEKGQIDVLEVLNARILLESAVRRADKFAKKYGLLRSAGSDAHGPEELGNAFLDMLPFRTRDEFLESLKTAEICGRRNSPLVHFHSTAQRLKKKLKKA; from the coding sequence TTGAAAGTCGACCTCCACGTCCACACCTTCCATTCAATGGATGCCTCAACTACGTTTGAGCAGCTTCTTGCCCGCTGCAACGAAGTTGGCCTCAGTGCTATCGCCATCGCCGACCACGGTACGGTTGACGGTGCCCTGGAGTTCCAGAAGATCGCCCCTTTTCCCGTCATCGTCGCCGAAGAAGTGTTGACTCCTTTCGGCGAGATTATGGGCATGTTCCTGAAGGAAACCATCCCCAGCGGAACGTCGGTGGAAGACACCGTCGCCGCCATCAAGGAACAAGGAGGTCTAGTCTGCATCCCCCATCCTTTCGACCCCCTGCGCAGTTCGGCGCTCGAAAGCAAAGTCGTCGAAGCTCTGGCTGAAAAAGGTCAGATCGATGTTCTCGAGGTGCTGAACGCCCGAATCCTTTTAGAGTCCGCGGTCCGTCGCGCCGATAAATTCGCTAAAAAATACGGCTTACTGCGCTCTGCGGGTTCCGATGCCCACGGTCCCGAGGAACTCGGCAACGCTTTTTTGGATATGCTTCCCTTCCGAACTCGCGATGAATTCCTGGAGTCTCTGAAAACAGCTGAGATCTGCGGCCGCCGCAATTCACCGCTGGTGCATTTTCATTCCACCGCCCAACGCCTGAAGAAGAAACTGAAGAAAGCCTAG
- a CDS encoding M24 family metallopeptidase, whose translation MSETRINNLRSKFESLAIDGVFVYQPENRKYLTGFDGSTGYVLVSAADAVLATDFRYVEQAQGEVSGCRVQRIEGPIKNWFPGLVSDSGLKRLGIEAGYATLSDFDRFKTALETAGVKTELVPITDAVENLRVIKDADEIKALETAARITDEALVYITEKYLRPGVSEIKLAWELEKYVRESGGELSFPTIVAAGPASAMAHSKPSDRLLEVKGPVVIDMGVKLNGYCADLTRTFWLADVNSRFAEIYRIVLQAQKAAIEGIRPGMTGAEADKLARDYIAEAGYADAFGHSLGHGLGMVVHENPRLGQNSSDVLVEGMVFTIEPGIYISGWGGIRIEDDAVLENGKIRLLTSSLK comes from the coding sequence ATGTCTGAAACTCGAATAAATAACCTCCGCTCCAAATTTGAATCGCTTGCTATCGACGGGGTGTTCGTTTACCAGCCGGAGAACCGGAAATACCTTACCGGATTTGACGGCAGCACCGGTTACGTATTGGTATCGGCTGCGGACGCTGTCCTGGCTACCGACTTCCGTTATGTCGAGCAGGCCCAGGGGGAAGTCTCCGGATGCCGCGTACAGCGCATCGAAGGTCCTATAAAGAATTGGTTTCCCGGACTGGTTTCCGATTCGGGCTTAAAGAGATTAGGTATCGAGGCCGGGTACGCAACCCTATCCGATTTCGACAGGTTCAAGACCGCACTCGAAACCGCCGGCGTAAAAACCGAGCTGGTTCCCATCACCGATGCCGTCGAAAACCTTCGTGTCATCAAGGACGCCGATGAGATAAAGGCGCTGGAAACCGCCGCCCGGATTACTGACGAGGCATTGGTATACATTACCGAAAAATACCTCCGGCCCGGTGTCAGCGAGATCAAGCTGGCCTGGGAGCTGGAGAAATATGTCCGCGAATCGGGCGGCGAATTGTCCTTCCCAACCATCGTTGCCGCCGGTCCGGCCTCGGCTATGGCCCATTCCAAACCTTCGGACCGGTTGTTGGAAGTGAAAGGTCCGGTGGTAATCGATATGGGGGTCAAACTTAATGGATATTGCGCCGACCTCACAAGGACCTTCTGGCTGGCCGACGTCAACTCCAGGTTCGCGGAAATTTATCGGATTGTCCTTCAGGCTCAAAAAGCGGCGATAGAGGGCATCCGGCCGGGAATGACCGGCGCCGAAGCAGACAAACTCGCCCGGGATTACATCGCCGAGGCCGGTTACGCCGATGCCTTCGGCCACAGCCTCGGTCACGGCCTGGGTATGGTGGTCCATGAAAACCCGCGTCTCGGACAGAATTCCTCGGACGTCCTTGTGGAAGGTATGGTCTTCACCATCGAACCCGGCATCTATATCTCCGGCTGGGGCGGCATCCGCATTGAAGACGACGCGGTACTGGAAAATGGTAAAATAAGGCTGCTGACCTCTTCGCTAAAATAA
- a CDS encoding tyrosine recombinase XerC — protein sequence MTLPDGWFDGFMNFLQAEQNLSPRTVRNYVADLKGNLVGGDPKGFFQYLDMKKLNFPDGVDKHVVRGYMAWVLDHGIVKSSVARKLSAVRSMYKYLLREELIAESPLPLNRHRGSRLSAFSLKLDKRLPGFLTTDEMAKLLEAPDPTTPQGLRDRAVMELFYAAGLRISELVSLQVNQVDLYSRELRVIGKGSKERLVLIGQPAAAAIKVYLKHGRPKLLGKRKCDALFLNYQGSRLTARWIQEQVLHYAKAAGLRQEVHPHLLRHSFATHLLDGGADLRVVQELLGHASLQTTQIYTHVSRNQARKVYLSSHPMAHEDEKET from the coding sequence ATGACGCTACCGGATGGCTGGTTCGACGGTTTCATGAACTTTCTGCAGGCGGAACAAAATCTTTCGCCCAGGACAGTGCGTAATTATGTCGCGGATCTCAAAGGTAACCTGGTAGGTGGCGACCCCAAGGGATTTTTCCAGTACCTCGACATGAAAAAACTGAACTTCCCGGACGGTGTGGATAAACACGTGGTGCGCGGCTATATGGCCTGGGTCCTTGACCATGGCATCGTTAAATCATCGGTGGCCAGGAAATTGTCGGCCGTACGCTCGATGTACAAGTATTTATTGCGTGAGGAACTTATTGCCGAAAGCCCTCTGCCATTGAACCGCCACCGGGGCAGCCGGTTATCGGCTTTTTCGTTGAAACTCGATAAGCGTCTTCCCGGATTTTTGACGACCGATGAAATGGCGAAATTACTTGAAGCCCCTGATCCCACCACACCCCAGGGCCTTCGCGACCGGGCGGTCATGGAACTGTTTTATGCCGCCGGTCTCCGGATCTCCGAACTGGTAAGTCTCCAGGTGAACCAGGTCGATCTTTATAGCCGCGAGCTCAGGGTCATCGGCAAGGGTTCGAAGGAAAGGCTGGTGCTTATCGGCCAGCCCGCCGCCGCCGCGATCAAAGTATACCTCAAGCATGGACGACCGAAGCTTCTTGGCAAACGAAAATGCGATGCGTTGTTTTTAAACTACCAGGGTAGCCGCCTGACCGCCCGCTGGATCCAGGAGCAGGTCTTGCATTATGCCAAAGCCGCCGGCCTCCGCCAGGAGGTACACCCGCACCTGCTCCGGCACAGTTTTGCTACCCACCTCCTGGACGGCGGAGCCGACCTTCGGGTCGTACAGGAACTGCTCGGCCACGCCTCGCTGCAAACGACACAGATCTATACCCACGTCAGCCGCAACCAGGCCCGCAAAGTGTATTTGTCCTCTCACCCCATGGCACATGAAGATGAAAAGGAAACCTGA